ATTGTAGAAAATCTCAATGTATTCAAACACCTCAGATTTTGCTTGCTCTTCGCTTTCGAATGTTCCGGCATAGACCAGCTCGACTTTTAGCCTGCTAAAGAATGATTCCATTGCCGCATTATCCCAACAGTTAGCCTGGCGACTCATACTCGGCTTGCACTTGCTTTCGGACAAGAGATCCTGGTATTTCTGCGATCGATATTGCACACCCCTGTCAGAGTGAACTAGCAGTCCAGGCTTTATTGGTCGTCGCTCTAGGGCCATTTTCAATGCTCGACGTGTCAATTCATCGGTCATCTGCGAGTCGAATGCCCAACCTACAATACGTCGAGAGTACAGATCCATAACTACCGCGAGGTATAGCCACCTATCCAGAACCCAGATATACGTAATGTCACTGGTCCAGCGGCAATTTGGTCGATCCACATCAAAGCAACGCTTAAGTAAGTTGGCGGAGACGTTAATGCTCCCCTCTACGGGCTGACTATATCGAAAGCCTTTGCCGTTTCTCGCTTTAATATGTTCCTGTTGCATAAGCTTAGCGACGTAGTTCCGCGAGCATGGCTCACCTAACTCTTGAAGCTCGCAAGCAATTCTAGGCGCGCCATAACGACCTTTAAACTCAACAAACGTCTCTCGGATTTTCTCGATTGTTCGTATC
This DNA window, taken from Microbulbifer sp. VAAF005, encodes the following:
- a CDS encoding IS3 family transposase; amino-acid sequence: MIQEHVGSFPVSLMCRCLEVSRSGYYRWRGRLPSARTIREIRTIEKIRETFVEFKGRYGAPRIACELQELGEPCSRNYVAKLMQQEHIKARNGKGFRYSQPVEGSINVSANLLKRCFDVDRPNCRWTSDITYIWVLDRWLYLAVVMDLYSRRIVGWAFDSQMTDELTRRALKMALERRPIKPGLLVHSDRGVQYRSQKYQDLLSESKCKPSMSRQANCWDNAAMESFFSRLKVELVYAGTFESEEQAKSEVFEYIEIFYNRVRRHSALGYVSPAEYERKYA